The proteins below are encoded in one region of Aquisphaera giovannonii:
- a CDS encoding radical SAM protein: MPSHTRCDYVLRSAFIDRDGEVYACCHRAPVGYGNIASAHLLDILRRPAACAARDRSREGSLECFASCNLLDYRVKHGPPPAAVDRDPQPAIRKLTLSLGWFCNVDCVMCPQDHKERVFLDVDVLRRHVPWEIVEEIIFEGGEPLAAPQVHALWDHVASLGKPVNFCTNGLVANPSIADRIARQCDYLYISFNAATAETYERVVRKGRWRLLLRNVEMVLNARERSGSGLKLIGHFTIVEENLREIPRFLELMGSLGFDIANFGYNRMAMMGRPIDAMLDSDPSLRSQLGREIRDAIRRASPSLAVDTSRLCYLGLLDPGEPCCGRIVEPSGM; encoded by the coding sequence ATGCCAAGCCACACGCGTTGCGATTACGTGCTCCGATCGGCCTTCATCGATCGCGACGGCGAGGTCTACGCGTGCTGCCACCGGGCGCCCGTCGGCTACGGCAACATCGCCTCCGCCCACCTGCTGGACATCCTCCGCCGGCCCGCGGCGTGTGCCGCCCGCGACCGGTCGCGGGAGGGCTCCCTGGAGTGCTTCGCGTCCTGCAACCTGCTCGACTATCGCGTGAAGCACGGGCCGCCGCCCGCCGCCGTCGACCGCGATCCGCAGCCCGCGATCCGGAAGCTGACGCTGAGCCTGGGCTGGTTCTGCAACGTGGACTGCGTGATGTGCCCGCAGGACCACAAGGAGCGCGTCTTCCTGGACGTGGACGTGCTCAGGCGGCATGTCCCCTGGGAGATCGTGGAGGAGATCATCTTCGAGGGCGGGGAGCCGCTCGCGGCCCCTCAGGTCCATGCGCTCTGGGATCACGTGGCCTCGCTGGGGAAGCCCGTGAACTTCTGCACGAACGGATTGGTGGCGAACCCCTCCATCGCGGACAGGATCGCACGCCAGTGCGACTACCTCTACATCTCCTTCAACGCGGCCACCGCCGAGACGTACGAGCGGGTCGTCCGGAAGGGGCGCTGGCGGCTCCTGCTCCGGAACGTCGAGATGGTCCTGAACGCCCGGGAGCGATCGGGGAGCGGGCTGAAGCTGATCGGCCATTTCACGATCGTGGAGGAGAACCTCCGCGAGATCCCGCGGTTCCTGGAGCTGATGGGCTCGCTCGGGTTCGACATCGCCAACTTCGGCTACAACCGCATGGCCATGATGGGGCGACCCATCGACGCGATGCTGGACTCGGACCCGTCCCTGAGGTCGCAGCTCGGCCGGGAGATCCGGGACGCCATCCGCCGGGCCTCGCCGTCCCTGGCCGTCGACACGAGTCGGCTCTGCTACCTGGGCCTCCTGGACCCGGGCGAGCCGTGTTGCGGGCGGATCGTCGAGCCTTCGGGCATGTGA
- a CDS encoding DegT/DnrJ/EryC1/StrS family aminotransferase, producing MTSSKLAIHGGPKAVSAKPVPVSPLDPSELKAALGELIDAGEFSDASGAGAIGRFERSFAEYIGCDHGLGFCNGTSALLAAYLACGVGPGDEVIHPCYSWVASVAPLLLLGARPVFCGVSPLSLLIDPAAIGPLITPRTRAISVVHMHGAVCEMDAVLEIARARGLPVIEDGSHCHGASYRGRRCGSLGDVGCFSMQGGPVGGKPVACGEGGIAVCRSRDLYERMTSFAQINRVPGGGFLDAELAQLAPFNSGMKFRAHPWAMACASLMLRDLDRANAEKREVRARVQESIEPLWALTMCETAADSTPGGFYGGINLLHHPERAGGVPAARILDALKAEGVACGPAPYPLLHRLPLFRGDAPGARRLYPWLAETPAPAASTDLGPSEDAHGRVVNVLFPMQLSPGDPYVPQMLDAFRKVYGHLSRGEFI from the coding sequence ATGACTTCGAGCAAGCTCGCGATCCACGGTGGCCCGAAGGCCGTCTCGGCGAAGCCGGTGCCGGTCAGTCCCCTGGACCCGTCCGAGCTCAAGGCGGCCCTGGGCGAGCTGATCGACGCCGGCGAGTTCTCGGACGCGAGCGGCGCGGGGGCGATCGGCCGCTTCGAGCGTTCCTTCGCGGAGTACATCGGCTGCGACCACGGCCTCGGCTTCTGCAACGGGACGTCGGCCCTGCTGGCGGCCTACCTGGCGTGCGGGGTCGGGCCCGGCGACGAGGTGATCCATCCCTGCTACTCGTGGGTCGCATCGGTCGCCCCGCTGCTGCTGCTCGGGGCCAGGCCGGTCTTCTGCGGCGTGTCGCCCCTCTCGCTCCTCATCGATCCCGCGGCCATCGGCCCGCTGATCACGCCCAGGACGCGCGCGATCTCCGTCGTCCACATGCACGGCGCCGTCTGCGAGATGGACGCGGTGCTCGAGATAGCCCGGGCCCGCGGCCTCCCCGTGATCGAGGACGGCAGCCATTGTCACGGCGCCTCTTACCGGGGGCGGAGGTGCGGATCGCTCGGCGACGTCGGCTGCTTCTCCATGCAGGGCGGGCCGGTGGGGGGCAAGCCGGTCGCCTGCGGCGAGGGCGGGATCGCCGTCTGCCGGAGCCGCGATCTGTACGAGCGGATGACGTCGTTCGCGCAGATCAACCGCGTCCCGGGCGGGGGCTTCCTGGACGCGGAACTGGCCCAGCTCGCGCCCTTCAACAGCGGGATGAAGTTCCGTGCCCATCCCTGGGCGATGGCCTGCGCGTCGCTCATGCTCAGGGACCTCGACCGGGCGAACGCCGAGAAGCGGGAGGTGAGGGCCCGGGTGCAGGAGTCCATCGAGCCGCTCTGGGCCCTGACGATGTGCGAGACCGCCGCCGACTCCACCCCCGGGGGGTTCTACGGCGGGATCAACCTCCTCCACCATCCCGAACGCGCCGGCGGCGTGCCCGCGGCCCGGATCCTCGACGCCCTCAAGGCGGAGGGCGTGGCCTGCGGCCCCGCGCCCTATCCCCTGCTCCACCGGCTCCCCCTCTTCCGCGGCGACGCTCCGGGCGCCCGTCGCCTCTACCCGTGGCTCGCGGAGACGCCGGCCCCCGCGGCGTCGACGGACCTGGGGCCGAGCGAGGATGCCCATGGGCGGGTCGTCAACGTGCTCTTCCCGATGCAGCTTTCGCCGGGCGATCCCTATGTGCCGCAGATGCTCGATGCGTTCCGCAAGGTCTACGGCCACCTGAGTCGCGGCGAGTTCATCTGA